TCCGATCAAGGTAGCCTGGTATTCCTCCTTTGCCACGAGCATAGCTTTAAGCAGATTCTGGGACCACAGGCCTGCTTTATCCTTTCCAGACCCTCCGTGAACGGAAAAGGCAACCAGGTAGTCTTTCTCCTGCATCAAATTTTTGAGCTGTTCCGAGAACAAATTGTCAAAACCGTTATCATTTACCAGTGCGCTCATCAGCGGGATATTGTCATTCAAACAGATTACCCTGAACCTCTTTTTCCCTTCCACAATAGTGCATTTTGCCAGGTCACAGGCAAAGTGGGTGGCAGTTGAAGCTGAGCCGCCATTTCCCATCACAAAAATGGTCCTTCCTTCTTTCCAGGCGGAAAAAAGCAGCTCTACGATTCGGTCGATTCTCTCCCTGGAGAGCTTGCCTATTATCTCCTTCATATCCTCTAAATAGGAATCGATAAAAGCATGATTATTCAGCTTTTTTTCGAATGCCGGAGACCGGATTAAAGTTTTTTCCGCTATCATTTCTTTCCCCTCTTTTTAGATGTTTACCAGGACTTTTGAGCCATCAAAATCTAATCTGAATCTCATCTCTTTCAATTCCTCCTGTTCCATTTTCTTTCTGAACCCGTTTTTCCCGTTATTGCAGAAAAACATAAAGAACCCTCCGCCTCCTGCTCCCATCAGCTTTCCTCCCAAAGCTCCATTTTTTTTAGCTATCTCATACCATTGGTCTATCTTATCCTGGGTTATTTTGTCTGAAAGAGTTTTCTTGATTTGCCAGTGCTGGTCTAAGAGTTTTCCAAAAGTCTCCAGATCCTCTTTTTCAAATGCCTCCTTTATCTCCAGTCCAATCTTCTTGATCTGGTGCATTCCCTGGATTATTTTTTCCTGATTCAGGCTGGCATTTTTATTCTGAGAACTCAATACCTCTGAAGCAGACCTTTTTATCCCAGTGTAGAATAGCAAAGTGTTGCTCTCCAACTGGTCTAAAGAATCCTCTGACAATTTCAAAGGGGTCGTTTTAATGCTCCCTAATCTGTCAATCTCCAAGCAGATAATGCCTCCGAAAGCGGCTGCATACTGATCCTGTTTTCCGATCGGCTCCTTCAAAAGCTCGATCTCGATATAGCAAGCCTCCTCGGCTAAATCCTTAGCATTGACCTTTTCATTTTTGTAGGTATGAAGAGCGTTCAGCAGGCCTACTGTGAAAGAAGATGAGCTTCCCAATCCCGTATTGGACGGGACGTCAGCTATAGAGGTGATCTCGATTCCGGAATCTACTTTCAAAAGTCTTAATGCTTCTCTGACGATCGGGTGTTTGATGTCGTCGACCGAATCAGCAATCTCAGTTGAAGAATAACTCACCCTAATGCTTTTTTCAAACCTCTTGTTCACCGTGATGTAGATGTACTTATCTATGGCGGCGCTGATTAAAAACCCGCCATACTGGGTATAGTAGGAAGGAAGGTCTGTCCCTCCTCCACCCAGAGGTATCCTTACCGGCGTTCTAGTGACGATCATGGATTTTCTCCCCCTTTTCTACCAAATTTTTGAATTCCTCTAACCCCTCAAAAGAGCCTATCTGGTAAAACCTCTGTTTTACTTCATAGGCTGACATCTCCTCTTCGGAGATGAGAGTTCTATAGAGTTCCTCTAAGTCATAAGGCTCCTCCTCGGGCACCAAATTCAGGACCTCTTTTTTGAGAATTGAAAGCCCGGCATCTATATATTTTAAGTTTTCGCCCTGAAGGGTTTTATCATAAAGCTTTATCATGCCGTCCTGGATTAAGAGGTTACTTTTATCAAATCTGTTTTGATTCCTATAAGCGACCATCAGGGAAAGCTTGACCGAATCCCTGAAATGCCTTTCAATCTCCTGATAATCGTAAGGGAGATAGGAGTCCCCGTACATCAAGAAGAAATTTTCACTTAAGAGCTTATAGGCTTTTTTCAAAGCGCCTCCAGTGCCTAAGAGTTTGTCTCCATCAAAACTGTAAGAAAGAATCACCCCGAATTTTCTGCCATCTCCAAAATGGTCTTTGATAAGCTCACCCTTATATCCTACACATAGGAGCACGTCTTTTATCTCATACTCCTTTAAAAGCTCCAGTTGATATTCCAAAAAAGGTCGTCCCTTTATCTGAAGCATCGATTTGGGTAATTGCAAAGTCAGAGGCCTCATCCTGGTAGCCAAGCCTCCAGCTAAGATCACCATCTGCATACTTTTTCCTCCAGTATCTCCTGAATTAAGCTTTTTATCGTGCTCAAAACCGCCTGCTCAGAAGAGAGGGTCGGTCTCCAGCCTAATTTTTTTATCTTTTCAATATTGAACCTAACCTGCGGCACATCCCCTTTCCAACCGCGGTCTCCTC
This DNA window, taken from Candidatus Zixiibacteriota bacterium, encodes the following:
- a CDS encoding sugar phosphate nucleotidyltransferase codes for the protein MQMVILAGGLATRMRPLTLQLPKSMLQIKGRPFLEYQLELLKEYEIKDVLLCVGYKGELIKDHFGDGRKFGVILSYSFDGDKLLGTGGALKKAYKLLSENFFLMYGDSYLPYDYQEIERHFRDSVKLSLMVAYRNQNRFDKSNLLIQDGMIKLYDKTLQGENLKYIDAGLSILKKEVLNLVPEEEPYDLEELYRTLISEEEMSAYEVKQRFYQIGSFEGLEEFKNLVEKGEKIHDRH
- a CDS encoding SIS domain-containing protein, coding for MIAEKTLIRSPAFEKKLNNHAFIDSYLEDMKEIIGKLSRERIDRIVELLFSAWKEGRTIFVMGNGGSASTATHFACDLAKCTIVEGKKRFRVICLNDNIPLMSALVNDNGFDNLFSEQLKNLMQEKDYLVAFSVHGGSGKDKAGLWSQNLLKAMLVAKEEYQATLIGFSGFDGGAMKDVADECLVIPANSTPQVESFHLAMEHLITNCLRKKIEEYE